A stretch of Pseudorhodobacter turbinis DNA encodes these proteins:
- a CDS encoding transposase yields the protein MDTVTQATIIGIDVSRDWLDIHCLPAGKCARFPNKVKGHEQVAQLACELGALVCFEATGGQEWQLWVALDDAGIATRQLPPAQIKAFAASRGTRAKTDRIDAELIARFMAFRPDAGRALPHRKLRLLAQIKAQGKLGSAEMFAAMDEDLKGLLDRQIAELEAQIEDIIATDECLATTADILRSVPGIGPVASTMLLAEMPELGQINGEQAAALTGLAPIAHDSGAMRGKRAIGGGRRLLRRVMFQAALVASHHNPVLKIFANRLRAAGKPHKVVITAVARKLVTIVNALCK from the coding sequence ATGGATACGGTAACACAAGCTACGATCATCGGCATAGATGTCAGCCGTGATTGGTTGGATATTCACTGTCTGCCAGCTGGCAAATGCGCGCGCTTTCCGAACAAAGTCAAAGGCCACGAGCAAGTCGCTCAACTTGCTTGCGAGCTGGGCGCGCTGGTCTGCTTCGAAGCTACCGGCGGGCAGGAGTGGCAGCTTTGGGTCGCGTTGGACGATGCCGGGATCGCGACGCGGCAATTGCCACCGGCTCAGATCAAAGCCTTCGCTGCCAGCCGGGGGACACGCGCCAAGACCGACCGGATCGACGCGGAACTCATCGCGCGCTTCATGGCATTCAGACCGGATGCCGGGCGGGCCCTTCCACATAGAAAGCTACGTCTTCTCGCGCAAATCAAGGCGCAGGGGAAGCTTGGATCCGCCGAGATGTTTGCAGCCATGGACGAAGACCTCAAAGGTCTGCTCGACAGGCAAATTGCCGAGCTCGAAGCTCAGATTGAAGATATCATCGCAACCGATGAGTGCCTTGCCACGACTGCCGATATCCTGCGTTCCGTTCCCGGGATTGGCCCGGTTGCCAGCACGATGCTGCTCGCAGAAATGCCGGAACTCGGTCAGATCAATGGCGAGCAAGCCGCCGCCCTCACAGGCCTGGCTCCCATTGCACATGACAGCGGGGCGATGCGAGGCAAGCGCGCAATTGGCGGCGGTCGGCGGCTGCTACGGCGTGTCATGTTCCAGGCTGCTCTTGTCGCAAGCCATCACAATCCAGTTCTGAAAATCTTCGCCAATCGTTTGCGGGCCGCAGGAAAGCCACACAAGGTTGTTATTACAGCCGTCGCTCGAAAGCTCGTCACAATCGTCAACGCCCTCTGTAAATAA